From the Gemmatimonadales bacterium genome, one window contains:
- a CDS encoding OsmC family protein, with protein MTETKKVTLHWLDDLRFEGGEPGGPQVLIDAENADAPGPMLQVLLAAAACSGADVVSILKKMQVALESVEIAMTGDRRTEHPKRYTAIHYAWTIRGLGLDETKARRAIDLSMEKYCSVLHSLAPDIATSYDLTLG; from the coding sequence ATGACGGAAACCAAGAAGGTGACCCTTCACTGGCTGGACGACCTTCGCTTTGAGGGAGGCGAGCCCGGCGGTCCCCAGGTGCTCATCGATGCCGAGAACGCCGACGCCCCCGGTCCGATGCTCCAGGTCCTCCTGGCCGCGGCCGCGTGCAGCGGCGCGGACGTCGTCTCCATTCTCAAGAAGATGCAGGTGGCACTTGAGTCGGTGGAGATTGCCATGACGGGGGATCGGCGGACGGAGCACCCCAAGCGCTACACCGCCATTCACTATGCCTGGACCATTCGGGGCCTCGGCCTCGACGAGACCAAGGCGCGGCGGGCCATCGATCTCTCGATGGAGAAGTACTGTTCCGTCCTGCATTCCCTGGCCCCGGACATCGCCACGAGCTATGACCTCACGCTGGGCTAG
- a CDS encoding CDP-alcohol phosphatidyltransferase family protein, translating into MTTRTRFTIADFFTVIRLPLAVAFPLVGETWRLVVLAVAAASDLLDGFLARRIGSSRFGPFIDPVADKLFMAVAFGTVLFSGELTWWELLGVLARDIAASVAFFITTIRGRASAIPARAGGKAVTVLQVATLFAFVLGSPLLRPLAWATAAVALYAIWDYTRAAKVSSRPL; encoded by the coding sequence GTGACGACGCGGACCAGGTTCACGATCGCGGACTTCTTCACCGTGATCCGCCTGCCGCTGGCCGTCGCATTCCCGCTCGTGGGCGAGACATGGCGTCTCGTCGTGCTGGCGGTCGCGGCCGCCTCCGACCTGCTGGACGGGTTCCTGGCGCGCCGCATCGGCAGCTCGCGGTTCGGGCCGTTCATCGACCCGGTCGCCGACAAGCTGTTCATGGCGGTGGCGTTTGGCACCGTGCTTTTTTCCGGGGAACTGACCTGGTGGGAGTTGCTCGGGGTGCTGGCCCGGGATATTGCAGCCAGCGTCGCGTTCTTCATCACGACCATTCGCGGCCGGGCCAGCGCCATTCCGGCCCGCGCGGGTGGCAAGGCGGTCACGGTGTTGCAGGTGGCCACGCTCTTTGCTTTTGTCCTTGGCTCCCCGTTGCTCCGCCCGCTGGCGTGGGCCACGGCGGCTGTCGCGCTGTACGCCATCTGGGACTACACCCGGGCGGCGAAGGTGTCCTCACGACCACTCTAG
- a CDS encoding pitrilysin family protein, whose amino-acid sequence MPTTKSWTAGVVREVLPNGLTLLAQRDPSAPAVAVVTHVKAGFFDEPDRWAGISHVLEHMFFKGTPSRGVGEVARQTKAAGGYLNAGTAYDYTTYYVTLPAAELETALEIQADALQHASLDREELARELQVIIQEAKRKLDSPGSLAHETLHEVLFDRHRIRRWRIGTEAALAGFTRDDVAGYYESRYVPGRTIVAIVGDVDPAEALRAARARYADWPARAAGTDPSPVEPPRRDVRARTLRGPITLAQLALGWRTVSALHPDTPALDLAAAVLGSGRGSWLYRGVRAPGLATSISAYHYSPTEVGVFSIGAELEPARLPAALEEIAQAVLALRDSGPTEADVARARALLLTRWGRRLETMDGRASALASAEALRDVALLDEEFAQLAAVTAADVRRVAAEYLLPDAVGAVAYLPDGEGVDLEPQTLAATFARPAAARPAPGAEPVPSARQAHRRPAGRTTAEVLHVPLDGADLLLRRKTGVPAVSLGVHVMRSGVETPTEAGLGALALRSAIRGAGPYDAEQFALAFERLGGTLGSSVATDRLGMTTSVMSERLGPAAALLRLAVDEPRFAEAEVTRERDLMIEEARQVADDTFRYPFQLAFRCAFGDTGYGLPPSGLEETLRAIAPARVPAWHRDAVRGHRLTIVAVGDLDPARAADELAAVFGDWQSQPQEAALPVSWMPAASPVERRVDLGKAQSAFAMLFPGPTRRDPQRHAAEVWAAVASGLGGRLFDALREQRSLAYTVLAFAWPRLRAGALGTYIATAPEREVEARDAMLEELARFANEAVTPEELRGAIGYLAGQAAVQRQSAGHLLTEIADAWMLGEGLDELEDPGAPYRRVTAEAVWAVARESLQPGRRAEGVVCGNGGGR is encoded by the coding sequence ATGCCGACAACGAAATCCTGGACCGCGGGCGTCGTCCGCGAAGTCCTGCCGAACGGGTTGACCCTGCTCGCACAGCGCGATCCCTCCGCCCCCGCCGTGGCCGTGGTGACCCATGTGAAGGCGGGGTTCTTCGACGAGCCCGACCGGTGGGCCGGCATCAGCCATGTGCTGGAGCACATGTTCTTCAAGGGGACGCCGAGCCGGGGTGTGGGAGAAGTGGCCCGGCAGACCAAGGCGGCGGGTGGCTATCTCAACGCCGGCACCGCCTACGACTACACCACCTACTACGTGACGCTCCCCGCCGCGGAACTCGAGACGGCGCTCGAGATCCAGGCCGACGCGTTGCAGCACGCTTCGCTGGACCGCGAGGAGCTGGCGCGCGAACTCCAGGTGATCATCCAGGAGGCGAAGCGGAAGCTCGACTCCCCCGGGTCGTTGGCCCACGAAACGCTGCACGAGGTGCTCTTCGACCGGCACCGGATCCGGCGCTGGCGCATCGGCACGGAGGCGGCGCTGGCCGGCTTCACGCGCGACGACGTCGCCGGCTACTACGAGTCCCGGTATGTGCCCGGCCGCACGATCGTGGCGATCGTGGGCGACGTCGATCCTGCGGAGGCACTCCGGGCCGCGCGCGCCCGCTATGCCGACTGGCCGGCCCGCGCGGCCGGCACTGACCCCTCGCCGGTGGAACCGCCCCGCCGGGACGTCCGGGCCCGCACGCTGCGCGGCCCGATCACGCTGGCGCAGCTGGCGCTCGGCTGGCGGACGGTGTCCGCGCTCCATCCCGATACACCGGCCCTGGACCTGGCCGCCGCGGTGCTCGGCAGCGGGCGCGGGTCTTGGCTCTACCGCGGCGTGCGGGCCCCGGGGCTGGCGACCAGTATCTCCGCGTATCACTACTCTCCCACGGAAGTCGGCGTGTTCAGTATCGGCGCGGAGCTCGAGCCCGCGCGACTTCCGGCCGCACTCGAGGAAATCGCACAGGCCGTGCTCGCGCTCCGGGACAGCGGGCCGACCGAGGCCGACGTGGCGCGGGCCCGGGCGCTCCTGCTGACACGGTGGGGCAGGCGTCTCGAGACGATGGACGGTCGCGCGAGCGCCCTCGCTTCCGCGGAGGCGCTGCGAGACGTGGCGCTCCTCGACGAGGAATTTGCGCAGCTCGCCGCGGTGACCGCCGCCGACGTGCGGCGCGTGGCCGCGGAGTATCTCCTGCCCGACGCGGTCGGTGCCGTGGCGTACTTGCCCGACGGGGAGGGAGTCGATCTCGAGCCGCAAACGCTCGCCGCGACATTCGCACGGCCAGCCGCCGCACGCCCCGCCCCCGGCGCCGAGCCGGTGCCATCTGCGCGACAGGCACACCGACGCCCGGCGGGACGGACCACGGCCGAGGTCCTCCACGTCCCGCTCGACGGGGCGGACCTTCTGCTCCGCAGGAAGACCGGTGTGCCGGCCGTCTCGCTCGGGGTCCACGTCATGCGGAGCGGTGTGGAGACGCCGACCGAGGCGGGGCTGGGGGCGCTCGCCCTTCGAAGCGCGATTCGCGGGGCGGGGCCCTACGATGCCGAGCAGTTCGCCCTGGCGTTCGAACGCCTGGGGGGGACCCTCGGATCTTCGGTTGCCACGGACCGGCTTGGCATGACCACCTCCGTCATGTCGGAACGGCTGGGACCGGCGGCCGCCCTGCTGCGGCTGGCGGTGGATGAACCGAGGTTCGCCGAGGCGGAGGTGACGCGCGAGCGGGACTTGATGATCGAAGAAGCGAGGCAGGTGGCCGACGACACCTTTCGCTACCCCTTCCAGCTCGCCTTTCGCTGCGCGTTCGGCGACACTGGCTATGGCTTGCCCCCCTCCGGCCTGGAGGAAACGCTTCGGGCCATCGCGCCCGCACGCGTGCCGGCCTGGCACCGCGACGCCGTCCGGGGACATCGGCTGACCATCGTGGCTGTCGGCGATCTCGACCCGGCGCGGGCCGCCGACGAACTTGCCGCGGTGTTCGGTGACTGGCAAAGCCAGCCGCAGGAGGCCGCTTTGCCGGTCAGCTGGATGCCGGCCGCCTCGCCCGTCGAGCGCCGCGTGGATCTCGGCAAGGCGCAATCGGCCTTTGCGATGCTGTTTCCGGGCCCGACGCGGCGGGATCCGCAGCGGCACGCGGCCGAAGTGTGGGCGGCGGTGGCGAGCGGCCTGGGTGGACGGCTCTTCGACGCGCTGCGGGAGCAGCGCTCGCTTGCGTATACTGTGCTGGCCTTTGCCTGGCCCCGCCTGCGGGCCGGGGCGCTGGGCACCTACATTGCCACCGCACCGGAGCGGGAGGTCGAGGCGCGGGACGCCATGCTGGAGGAGTTGGCCCGCTTCGCGAACGAGGCGGTCACCCCCGAGGAGCTCCGCGGCGCCATTGGATACCTGGCGGGCCAGGCGGCGGTCCAGCGCCAGAGTGCCGGACACCTGCTGACGGAAATCGCGGACGCGTGGATGCTGGGCGAGGGGCTCGACGAGCTCGAGGATCCGGGGGCGCCGTACCGCCGGGTGACGGCCGAGGCAGTCTGGGCGGTGGCGCGTGAGTCACTGCAGCCGGGGCGGCGCGCCGAAGGAGTGGTCTGCGGGAATGGTGGCGGGCGGTGA
- a CDS encoding tetratricopeptide repeat protein — MSESFLSSDEYDESAHSLYNEGRYDEALDLLRVGVTLYPHAVELHVGMAYAYLAREEYAWARRSFDRAVARDPDHEDALAGLGETLLKIGDRGGALAAFERVVALGFRDDHELMLQLGRALFREGLLAQAHRFFEFAVSAHPDSPEAAACVGYASHRLGNESGALYWLRRALEIDPTYAEARIYLANLLYDRGESEASLHHLERTQPEEHFDELALWRYIELKKSLFRLPDDDPELVPWLARLGEVAAEPDSIDMLLAEMEALLPDGTLRDPNQLELFGTLLTELQAMQKRPNVGESHLVATLSGHLFNGTWEEILLQMKAADQESPSASLVEFMAGLARRGQAETGIVIPVTDAEAFIRGSSEAGVLRIIQ; from the coding sequence ATGTCGGAAAGCTTTCTAAGCTCCGACGAATACGACGAAAGCGCCCATTCCCTCTATAACGAAGGCCGGTACGACGAAGCACTGGATCTACTCCGCGTCGGGGTGACGCTCTATCCGCACGCGGTGGAACTGCACGTGGGCATGGCCTACGCCTACCTCGCCCGCGAAGAATACGCCTGGGCACGTCGCAGCTTCGACCGTGCCGTTGCGCGCGACCCCGACCATGAAGACGCGCTCGCCGGACTTGGCGAGACTCTCCTCAAGATCGGCGACCGGGGCGGTGCCCTTGCCGCCTTCGAACGCGTCGTGGCCCTCGGGTTCCGTGACGACCACGAGCTCATGCTGCAGCTCGGGCGCGCCCTCTTTCGCGAGGGCCTGCTGGCGCAGGCGCACCGCTTCTTCGAGTTCGCCGTGTCCGCTCACCCCGATTCGCCGGAGGCCGCCGCGTGCGTGGGGTACGCCTCGCACCGGCTTGGCAACGAGAGCGGCGCGCTCTACTGGCTGCGGCGCGCCCTGGAAATCGATCCCACCTACGCCGAAGCGCGCATCTACCTCGCGAATCTGCTCTACGACCGGGGCGAGTCGGAGGCGTCCTTGCATCACCTGGAGCGCACCCAGCCCGAGGAGCACTTCGACGAGCTGGCCCTCTGGCGCTACATCGAGCTGAAGAAGTCGCTCTTCCGCCTGCCCGACGATGACCCCGAGCTGGTGCCCTGGCTCGCGCGCCTCGGCGAAGTGGCCGCCGAGCCCGACAGCATCGACATGCTGCTCGCGGAAATGGAGGCGCTCCTTCCCGACGGTACCCTGCGCGACCCGAACCAGCTCGAACTCTTCGGGACGCTGCTCACCGAGCTGCAGGCGATGCAGAAGCGCCCCAACGTCGGGGAGTCGCACCTGGTGGCGACGCTCTCGGGCCATCTGTTCAACGGCACCTGGGAGGAAATCCTCCTCCAGATGAAGGCCGCCGACCAGGAAAGCCCGTCGGCCTCGCTCGTGGAGTTCATGGCGGGCCTCGCGCGCCGCGGCCAGGCCGAGACCGGGATCGTCATTCCGGTCACCGATGCCGAGGCGTTCATCCGCGGCAGTTCGGAGGCGGGCGTCCTCCGCATCATTCAGTAA
- a CDS encoding TetR/AcrR family transcriptional regulator yields MPQTRRRAPRPRWQRRPEARHEEIIAAATEVFATAGFARTKLDDVARRADVSKGTLYRYFDSKEALFREMVRANVITVLTAGEELIRAHRGTSRELLALLIRRMWDHLRDPTRARIARLVHSELHEFPELARFYFDEVILRGRRMIQSVLDRGIASGEFRADLHGFAARGLPHLMVFSAQSQCFFSAMDPDRIADAQVLDGILDLFLHGVEARPSAGPAA; encoded by the coding sequence ATGCCCCAGACCCGTCGTCGCGCCCCGCGCCCCCGCTGGCAACGCCGCCCCGAAGCCCGCCACGAAGAAATCATCGCGGCCGCCACGGAAGTATTCGCCACAGCCGGCTTCGCACGTACCAAGCTCGATGACGTGGCGCGCCGCGCCGACGTCAGCAAGGGCACGCTGTATCGCTATTTCGACTCGAAAGAAGCGCTCTTCCGCGAAATGGTGCGCGCCAACGTGATCACGGTCCTCACCGCCGGCGAAGAACTCATTCGCGCGCACCGCGGTACCTCACGAGAACTCCTCGCGCTGCTCATTCGCCGGATGTGGGACCACCTCCGCGACCCCACCCGGGCGCGGATCGCCCGCCTGGTGCATTCGGAACTGCATGAGTTTCCGGAGTTGGCACGCTTCTACTTTGATGAGGTCATCCTCCGCGGACGCCGGATGATTCAGTCGGTGCTCGACCGCGGCATCGCGAGCGGGGAGTTCCGCGCCGACCTCCACGGCTTCGCCGCGCGCGGTTTGCCCCACTTGATGGTCTTCTCCGCGCAGTCGCAGTGTTTCTTCTCCGCCATGGACCCGGACCGCATCGCGGACGCACAGGTGCTCGACGGGATCCTCGATCTCTTCCTCCACGGCGTCGAGGCCCGGCCATCGGCCGGCCCGGCGGCTTGA
- a CDS encoding TolC family protein translates to MPHPLRTLLLSALGVLMAAPLAAQAVSQAPAELSLLDAVRLGRHQAVTATLANLNARVASDKAGITRSALLPQVSADGAITPQTVNFEQFGFPGAIGVTPPFTLYALQLKASQVIFDAAVIERLKAASDSVTVAGLDAQYAGSLAGTAAGLAYLRVLAATELVTARVADSAIAATLLAQARQFQSAGVTPAIDLTRNEVNARAVQSDLLTARNELARARLDLLRLLNLPLDATLRLTDSLGAAPVDVPVEPDQAVAFALGHRTDVTAEAGRTEVARKNLRAVNNEYLPSLGFQGQYNWAGQQSDRLLGSYSLMFGVHIPVFDGLRRQRRASEQSLRLEAQQLREYDVQRQAEQEVRRALLDLATAESAVSLATDRLALATLELSQARERFDAGVVGSVETTQSQSVVVSARNALIQARASYGVARITLYQALGVLDRLQ, encoded by the coding sequence ATGCCTCACCCGCTTCGCACCCTGCTCCTCTCCGCCCTCGGCGTACTCATGGCCGCCCCGCTCGCCGCGCAGGCGGTCAGCCAGGCACCCGCGGAACTCTCCCTGCTCGACGCAGTGCGGCTCGGCCGCCACCAGGCGGTGACGGCCACCCTTGCCAACCTCAACGCTAGGGTGGCAAGCGACAAGGCAGGCATCACCCGGTCCGCCCTGCTGCCGCAAGTCAGCGCCGACGGCGCCATCACGCCGCAAACCGTGAACTTCGAGCAGTTCGGATTTCCCGGGGCCATCGGCGTGACGCCGCCGTTCACGCTCTATGCGCTGCAGCTCAAGGCGAGCCAGGTCATCTTCGACGCCGCCGTCATCGAGCGCCTGAAGGCGGCATCGGATTCCGTGACGGTGGCGGGACTCGACGCGCAATACGCCGGCAGCCTGGCGGGAACCGCGGCCGGATTGGCATACCTCCGCGTCCTCGCTGCCACTGAACTGGTCACCGCGCGGGTGGCCGACAGCGCCATCGCGGCGACACTCCTCGCCCAGGCCCGGCAGTTCCAGTCCGCCGGGGTGACGCCGGCGATCGACCTCACGCGCAATGAGGTCAACGCCCGGGCCGTGCAATCGGACCTGCTCACCGCACGGAACGAATTGGCCCGAGCCAGGCTGGACCTGCTCCGCCTCCTGAACCTCCCACTCGACGCCACGCTCCGGCTCACCGACAGCCTCGGGGCCGCGCCGGTCGACGTGCCCGTCGAGCCGGATCAGGCGGTCGCGTTTGCCCTCGGCCATCGGACCGACGTGACCGCCGAGGCGGGGCGCACGGAGGTGGCCCGCAAGAACCTTCGCGCGGTGAACAATGAGTACCTGCCAAGCCTGGGCTTCCAGGGTCAATACAACTGGGCGGGGCAGCAGTCCGACCGCTTGCTCGGCAGCTACAGCCTGATGTTTGGAGTGCACATCCCCGTGTTCGACGGACTCCGGCGCCAGCGCCGCGCCTCCGAGCAGTCGCTTCGACTCGAAGCGCAGCAGCTGCGTGAGTATGACGTGCAGCGGCAGGCGGAGCAGGAGGTCCGGCGCGCCCTGCTGGACCTGGCCACCGCCGAGAGCGCCGTATCCCTCGCCACCGACCGCCTTGCGCTCGCCACACTCGAGCTCAGCCAGGCCCGCGAGCGGTTCGACGCCGGGGTGGTGGGCAGCGTCGAAACCACCCAGTCGCAGTCGGTGGTGGTCAGCGCCCGCAACGCTTTGATCCAAGCCCGGGCGAGCTACGGGGTGGCGCGCATTACGCTCTACCAGGCCCTCGGCGTGCTCGACCGACTCCAATAA
- a CDS encoding HlyD family secretion protein, translated as MTATMPGTDTAPPSDAPEAVASPRGSKIPLVLLAAFLLFGGGWALRTWLFGRTHVSTDNAQVDGHITPVAPKVSAFVLRVLVEENQAVQAGDTLVLLDPRDANARLLQAEADLASARAMASNNRRAGQMQAQLAASRANAASAQASVVSAEATLRKATADLERVRRLAASQVVSAQQLDAAEAAYAVAGAQLDAARRQASAAGDQISASLAALQGADARLGAAEAAVETARLQLGYTTLVAPSNGIVARRQVEIGELVQAGQTLMTVVPSETVWVTANLKETEIEGVTPGDSAVFTVDAYPGHTFHGAVESVSPATGARFALLPPDNATGNFTKVVQRVPVRIAVRPEPTGDYPLRPGLSATVTITTR; from the coding sequence ATGACAGCTACTATGCCGGGCACCGACACCGCACCGCCTTCGGACGCACCCGAGGCCGTTGCTTCGCCGCGCGGATCGAAAATCCCCCTCGTCCTCCTCGCCGCCTTCCTGCTCTTCGGCGGCGGGTGGGCCCTGCGGACCTGGCTCTTCGGCCGCACTCACGTGAGCACCGACAATGCGCAGGTCGACGGGCACATCACGCCGGTAGCGCCCAAGGTCAGCGCCTTCGTGCTGCGTGTGTTGGTAGAGGAGAACCAGGCGGTACAGGCGGGCGACACCCTCGTACTCCTGGACCCGCGCGACGCCAACGCCCGGCTGCTGCAGGCGGAGGCGGACCTCGCCTCCGCCCGCGCCATGGCAAGCAACAACCGGCGCGCGGGCCAGATGCAGGCACAACTTGCCGCCAGTCGCGCCAACGCCGCGAGCGCGCAGGCGTCGGTGGTGTCGGCCGAGGCAACGCTGCGCAAGGCGACCGCGGACCTCGAGCGGGTAAGGCGACTCGCCGCCAGCCAGGTCGTCTCCGCCCAGCAGCTCGACGCCGCTGAAGCGGCCTACGCCGTCGCGGGCGCGCAGTTGGATGCGGCCCGCCGCCAGGCCAGCGCCGCCGGCGACCAGATCTCTGCCTCACTGGCCGCCTTGCAGGGCGCCGATGCGCGGCTCGGCGCGGCGGAGGCCGCCGTGGAAACGGCGCGGCTGCAGCTTGGGTACACCACGCTGGTGGCACCGTCGAACGGCATCGTGGCCCGCCGCCAAGTGGAAATCGGCGAGCTGGTCCAGGCGGGGCAGACGCTGATGACGGTCGTACCCAGCGAAACCGTCTGGGTCACCGCCAACCTGAAGGAAACCGAGATCGAGGGGGTCACCCCCGGCGACTCCGCCGTCTTCACGGTGGATGCCTACCCCGGACATACCTTCCACGGCGCGGTGGAGAGCGTCAGCCCCGCCACCGGGGCGCGGTTCGCCCTGCTTCCGCCGGACAACGCCACCGGAAACTTCACCAAGGTCGTGCAGCGCGTGCCGGTCCGAATCGCGGTGCGGCCCGAACCGACCGGGGACTATCCACTCCGCCCCGGCCTCTCCGCCACCGTGACCATCACGACCCGCTGA
- a CDS encoding DHA2 family efflux MFS transporter permease subunit: MTSIALPRSGRPQLARSEVYGARYMIAFAVTLASVLELVDTSIVNVAIPHMMGNLGATLDEIAWVSTGYIVANVIILPLTGWLSERLGRRNYYTGSIALFTLASFFCGHATTLHDLVFWRAIQGIGGGALISTAQAILFDVFPRKEAGTAMAIFGMGVMVGPTLGPTLGGWITDNYAWPWIFYINVPLGIFAGMMTWRYVPEPEHHIDMPDQVDWKGLALLIIGIGSLQICLERGEAHDWFASREIITEMTVAVTAILLFVWHELRTPFPVVNLRVLANRQLSIGVVFGLLLGFALYSSVFALPVFLQNFLGYTAWDTGLVILPGALASAVTMAVAGRFNTRIDARLSITVGVLLFALSMWRHYHFTIELGMGDLLVPMILRGVAMGLIFVPLTAATVADLPSKQMAQGTGLFNLSRQLGGSFGIAITATILQRFTEQAREALRPHLGVTDAAPRQWLGGLQHLFLRQGGTPQEATHKAMALLDRVLHQQAAVIAFEKVFFTMGAAFLLALPLLLFMRTGKAAAGAGPAAH, from the coding sequence GTGACGTCCATTGCCCTGCCCCGAAGCGGGCGGCCACAACTCGCCCGCTCCGAGGTGTACGGCGCGCGCTACATGATCGCCTTTGCGGTCACCCTGGCGAGCGTGCTCGAGCTCGTGGACACGAGCATCGTCAACGTCGCCATCCCGCACATGATGGGAAATCTTGGCGCCACGCTGGACGAGATCGCCTGGGTCAGCACCGGCTACATCGTGGCCAACGTCATCATCCTGCCGCTGACCGGGTGGCTCTCCGAGCGGCTCGGCCGGCGCAACTACTACACCGGCTCCATCGCCCTCTTCACGCTGGCCTCGTTCTTTTGCGGACACGCAACCACGCTCCACGATCTGGTCTTCTGGCGGGCGATCCAGGGCATCGGCGGCGGCGCGCTGATCTCCACGGCGCAGGCAATTCTCTTCGACGTCTTCCCCCGAAAGGAAGCCGGCACGGCCATGGCCATTTTCGGGATGGGGGTCATGGTCGGCCCGACCCTCGGTCCGACCCTCGGCGGGTGGATTACGGACAACTACGCCTGGCCGTGGATCTTCTACATCAACGTGCCGCTCGGGATCTTTGCCGGCATGATGACCTGGCGGTATGTGCCGGAGCCCGAGCACCATATCGACATGCCGGACCAAGTGGACTGGAAGGGCCTGGCGCTCCTCATCATCGGGATCGGGTCGCTTCAGATCTGTCTCGAGCGCGGCGAGGCCCACGACTGGTTCGCCTCACGAGAAATCATCACGGAAATGACGGTTGCCGTCACCGCGATCCTGCTCTTTGTCTGGCACGAGCTCCGCACCCCGTTTCCCGTCGTCAATCTCCGGGTGCTCGCCAATCGCCAGCTGTCGATCGGTGTCGTCTTCGGGCTGCTGCTCGGTTTTGCCCTCTACTCGAGCGTCTTCGCCCTGCCCGTGTTCCTGCAGAACTTCCTGGGCTACACCGCCTGGGACACTGGCCTCGTGATCCTGCCAGGCGCGCTCGCCAGCGCGGTCACCATGGCGGTGGCAGGCCGGTTCAACACCCGGATCGACGCCCGGCTCAGTATCACCGTCGGCGTGCTCCTGTTCGCCCTCTCGATGTGGCGCCACTACCACTTCACGATTGAGCTCGGCATGGGCGATCTGCTCGTCCCGATGATCCTGCGCGGTGTCGCCATGGGGCTCATTTTCGTGCCGCTCACCGCCGCCACCGTTGCGGACCTCCCATCGAAGCAGATGGCGCAGGGAACTGGGCTCTTCAATCTGTCGCGCCAACTGGGCGGCAGTTTCGGAATCGCCATCACGGCGACGATTCTCCAGCGTTTCACCGAACAGGCGCGCGAGGCGCTTCGCCCCCACCTCGGTGTGACCGATGCGGCACCCCGGCAATGGCTCGGGGGGCTGCAGCACCTCTTCCTGCGGCAGGGAGGCACACCACAAGAGGCCACCCACAAGGCGATGGCCCTCCTCGACAGGGTCCTGCATCAGCAGGCGGCGGTCATCGCCTTTGAAAAGGTCTTCTTCACCATGGGGGCGGCGTTCCTCCTCGCACTCCCCCTCTTGCTGTTCATGCGCACCGGAAAGGCCGCGGCCGGCGCTGGTCCGGCCGCCCACTAG